AAAAACTTCTCAAATGAGAAGTTTTCATATAGCATGATTATTATTTTCCCGCCAAACTTTCCTGAACTTTATATAACAAGCAATTCTCCACGGAATAATATATGATATTGCAACTACGTAAAATAATAAACCTATTGTTTGCTGATCTAAGTCAACAATATATTGTCTTGAACCATATCTTAAAATAACAATTCCAATAAAGGTAATTAAAAAGGCTGCACTTTTTTTCGTATAAATGTTCCCATCTTCTCTTCGCTCATAATTTGTTAGAAATATAAGTGGTACGGCGAAAAGACCCCCAATGAATACTGCTATAGTCACTTGTAATATAGCTGGGTGTACTGGACCAAAAAACAATAAAATACCTGGTGTTAAAAATAGTAATGGCCACAAAATACGTTTTCCCTTTCCCTTTATCGGCTTATACATAGAACGATATCGTCGCCAAAAAATCAGCAATGCTACGCATAAAAAGACGGTTATTAGTGAAGAAGTATCTCCCATACAGTCTTCCTTCTCTCTTAAAGTAATTGTACTTAAATCGCATCCTCAAAAGAAACTTTACGAATAAATAGAGCGCTAATTATAAAGTATATTAAAATAAGCACTATCGAAATTGATATAAAATTAGGTATATCAAGTAACGATTTACTATCAATAAATACCAATTCTTTCAAACCTACCTTACCATAAATTGTACTCGTCAACCCCAAGAAAAAAATCACACTAAAAGCAAAGCCTATCCAATTAAATCTTTTTTGAAAAATAGTTGTTAATTGAAATAAGCTAGCTAATAATAGATAGAACACGAACTGTGCAAAGAATTGTTCGATTGTATGTGCTCCTAAATTTATATGTTTCGTTTCATAGAATGTACCTTGTAAAAGCAAAACTTGTAGAAATGAAAAAATTACTGATTGTAATATGATAAAACATACTGAACCAATAAAGAATTGTAATCTAGTAACACCAAATGAGACAACTGTACGAAATATGTCATCTTGAACAAGAAAAACACTTGCCACAATAAATATTGCAATTGCAATAGATGAATTATTGAAGATATCATGTAAAAATGCTACCTTTAGTCCCTTTATATCAGTTGCAGTTGTTGTCCATTTTATAAGTAATGCCACACACCAGAAGATTAGAACAGCCTTATAATGAAATTTCATATGTAACTTTAATTGTTTTAAAAGCATTTTTATTTCACCTCATTATCTGTTAG
This genomic interval from Bacillus cereus contains the following:
- a CDS encoding CcdC family protein, which translates into the protein MGDTSSLITVFLCVALLIFWRRYRSMYKPIKGKGKRILWPLLFLTPGILLFFGPVHPAILQVTIAVFIGGLFAVPLIFLTNYERREDGNIYTKKSAAFLITFIGIVILRYGSRQYIVDLDQQTIGLLFYVVAISYIIPWRIACYIKFRKVWRENNNHAI
- a CDS encoding DUF4052 family protein, with product MLLKQLKLHMKFHYKAVLIFWCVALLIKWTTTATDIKGLKVAFLHDIFNNSSIAIAIFIVASVFLVQDDIFRTVVSFGVTRLQFFIGSVCFIILQSVIFSFLQVLLLQGTFYETKHINLGAHTIEQFFAQFVFYLLLASLFQLTTIFQKRFNWIGFAFSVIFFLGLTSTIYGKVGLKELVFIDSKSLLDIPNFISISIVLILIYFIISALFIRKVSFEDAI